In the Cylindrospermopsis raciborskii Cr2010 genome, GTAACACACGCCAGTAGTTGTTGGCAAATACATAGCTGGTCAGAAAACTTAACAACCAAATTAATTTCACCCGTGAATCTAATTTATGTAGCCAAGTTTGAGGAGCATCTAAATATAACCCCAAAGGAAGCGATCGCAATAAGTCCATGTGTCAATTCCTAAATTCCCAACTAACTTTCTCATGTTACTGATGAAAAGGTGTTTCAGACACGAGTTGCTCGATTAAGAGTGCCAACTTCCATTTCTCTAACTTTTTTGCTACGCCATAAGATGCGGATTGGTGTTCCCTCAAAACCCAATTGCTTGCGAAACTGTCTTTCTATGTAACGTCTGTAATTTTCATTGAACCGTTTAGCATCATTAACAAACAATGCAAAGGTAGGTGGTTGGCTACTGACCTGGGTACCATAATAGATTTTACCCTGTTTACCACTGCGTGAAGCTGGTGGTGAGTGCCAACTGACTGCATCTGTGAGAACTTCATTAACCACGGATGTACTGACACGGCGTTTATGGGATTCAGCAGCTTTATTAACCAGGTCTAAAATCTTTTCTACTCTTTGTCCAGTTATAGCACTAACAAATATGGTATCTGCCCATTCAGTAAAGTGTAATCTTGCCTCTAAGCTTTTTTCATGGTCATATATAGTATAAGAGTCTTTTTCTACAGCATCCCATTTATTCACCACAATTATACAAGCACGTCCATCTTCAACAATCCGTCCAGCTAATTTTTGATCCTGTTCTGTAACACCATCTAAAGCATCCAGCACTAATAGCACCACATCAGCACGGCGGATTGCTTTAAAAGCACGATTAATACTGAAAAATTCCGTCCCGTATTCCACATGTTTCTTTTTCCTAATTCCCGCAGTGTCAATTAACCGGTAGGCTTGTCCTTCTCGTTCAATTAACGTGTCAATAGTATCCCTGGTAGTTCCAGAAATTGGACTGACTATTGCCCTTTCCTCGCCGACAAAAGCATTTAAGAGACTGGATTTACCCACATTAGGACGTCCAACAATAGCTACTTTAACTTCCGTATTTTCCTGTAACTCTTCAACTTGAGGAATATATTGAATTAAGTCATCAAGCAAATCACCCGTACCACTTCCATGAATAGCGGATATGGGGTAAGGTTCTCCCAGTCCCAACTCCCAAAACTCACTAGCTTGAATAATACCTTGATCTGGTGATTCGCATTTGTTCACAGCTAGGAGAGTGGGAACAGGTTGTTGACGTAACCATTCAGCAATTTCCTCATCTGCAGGAGTTAGACCAGTTTGTCCATCTACAACAAATATGGCAGCACAAGCTTCTGAGAGTGCGGTTATTGCTTGTTGACGTATGAGAGGGAGAAATTCCGTATCATCATTAAACACTAGACCTCCAGTATCAACCACCAAAAACTCCCGATTTTGCCAAAATGCTGGACGATAGGTACGATCTCGTGTAACACCAGGTTCATCGTGAACTATTGCTGTTTGATCCCCTGCTAAACGGTTCACAAAAGTAGATTTGCCCACATTGGGGCGGCCGATAATTGCTACAATTGGCAGTGCCATAAATTCAATTCCGAATGCGGATTGTGCGGACGTGCTGGGTTATCTATATTTATTTTTCACCCACCACAATGTAGAACTCCTTATGATATCATATTTTTTAGTATTTGTCATTGCTGGCAAGTTTCCTCTTGCTTGTGATGAAAAACTACCCAAACCAAGAGCAATGTCTAAAAATGTCCACAAGTCAGCAAACAGTTTCTAACCCCCTTAAAACTCCTCTGCTCCCCCCCCTGCTTGGTGCTTCAGTGGATGAATTAACCACCTGGGTACAACAGCAGGGACAACCAGGATATAGGGGTAAGCAACTACATAATTGGATTTATCACCACGGTGTACACAAAATTAGTGATATATCTGTATTTCCTAAAACTTGGCGCGAACAGGTTGCTGATGTTTCCATAGGTCGCTCATCGATTGACCATCAGTCTTTTGCCACGGATGGTACAGAAAAATATTTGCTCCAACTGGCGGATGGTGAAATTATCGAAACCGTTGGCATCCCAAGCGATAAGAGGTTAACTGTCTGTGTTTCTACTCAGGTTGGTTGCCCAATGGCTTGTGATTTTTGTGCTACTGGTAAAGGTGGGTTCAAACGCAATCTCAATCGTGGGGAAATTGTTGACCAGGTACTCACAGTACAAGAAAATTTCCAACAACGAGTCAGTCATGTTGTGTTTATGGGAATGGGTGAACCATTGTTAAACACTGAGAATGTGATTCTGGCTCTCAAGTGTTTAAATCAAGATTTAGGAATTGGACAACGCTCTTTGACAGTTTCTACTGTAGGTATTCGTGACCGTATTCGTCAACTGGCTGAACACCATTTACAAGTTACTCTTGCTGTTAGTCTACACGCACCTAACCAGAACTTAAGAGAACAAATAATTCCTAGTGCTAAAACTTACCCCATAGAACAATTATTAGCGGAATGTCGAGAATATGTGGAAATTACAGGAAGAAGGGTCACTTTTGAGTACATTCTTTTAGCTGGTGTTAATGATTTACCAGAACAAGCTTTGGAGTTATCCCAACGGTTGCGGGGTTTTCAAAGTCACGTCAATTTAATCCCTTACAATCCCATTCAAGAAGCAGACTATCAAAGACCAAACCGGGATAGGATCCATGCATTTGTAAATATTTTGCAACAGCAAAAAATAGCCGTCAGCATCAGATATTCTCGCGGTTTGGAAGTAGACGCAGCTTGCGGTCAACTCAGGAAGCGGCAAAATGTGATTAAACAGAAGTTTACATGCTAATTTTAGGTTAAACTAATGTCTTTCCAGCATAAATGCCTGGTGCATAGGCTTCAATCACTCTACCTGTACGAGTACAGTTGATCATTAAATAGTCACAAGCTGGACATTGGGTTCTAGTAACTTGACTCTCAGATATAAAATAGCGCTCCGCCATTTTGCCACAATTGGGACAGTGAACTTTACTATGTAAGACTGGCATTTTAAACTCCCTGGATAACTTTTTGTTAATTTTTTCACCCAAACCAAAAAAATCTTTTTCCGATTTTGCTCATCATCTCTGAGCTAATCTTATTAATCCTCATTCCTGAGATATATCAATTTATATTAGCTGTTCTATCGAACAGGTTAATTACTGATCCCCAGACCTTAATCTTTGAGACACTGTATCTTAGCCTGCACTACAAAAGTATCAGCTTATTTAATTCAACAGCTACAAATATGAAAAAACTGTATTACAAGTCACAGAATTTTTTTCTTAATAATCCATTAATAATATTGCAATAGGAGAACCGCTTTTAGCCCTTGTTTTAGCGGCGCTTCGACTAGTATAGTAACAGCCCACAATCGGGATGACTGGATTCGAACCAGCGGCCCCTTCGTCCCGAACGAAGTGCGCTACCAAGCTGCGCCACATCCCGTGAGAAAAACACAAGCAATAAAAATAATACTTCTCCCACTATAACATAAAAACTATCAGTTTTTCTAAGTTAGAATTTAATTTACAAACATCTTGCTTGGAACTGGAGTAAGATATATTGTATTGGGTGGAATTTACAGCGATGTCTTAATAGTCTCCGCACCTGAAGGTGCAGAGATTGTCACAGATATCACACAACTCCACTCCTGGTCAAACGCTAGTGCTGTAAAAGAGAGGGGCAAGCATTATGACAACTACAAGCATTTCTAAGAAAGAAATCGCCGCCATGACACCAAAAGATGTCAAAGATTTGGCTGCTCGTCTGGAACTAGATAATTATAGCAATGCTTTTGATGGTTTAAATGATTGGCATCTACTACGGGCGATCGCCTTTCAGCGTCCAGAGTTGGTGGAACAATACGTTTACCTATTAGATTTGGAACCTTACGATGAAGGATAGAAACCGTGAAATCAATCTACCTTACAGGGAGAGGGAGTCCCTCACTTTTAGCCGCGTCAACTACCCATTTCTTTTAACATCTCTTCTACCCTAACCATCCCGTCCGCATCCCTACCAGTACGATATAGTCTTAGGGCTTGTCTTAAAGCATTACCAGCCTCTTGCATTTGTCTACGCTGTTTAAACATAGCACCTATTAACTCATACACCCGTGGGTTATTTCTATCTATTTTAGTTGCCTGTTCAAAAGCCCATTGTGCAGCATCATAATCTCCCAAACGGGTTTGACTTGCACCCAATCCTAAATAGGCATTGAAATTATTGCGATTAATCTGGATGGCACGACGGTAAGCCTCCTTAGCACCTACTGCGTCTCCTAGGTTCCCTTTAATATAACCAACAGCGTAGTAAAAGTCACTGTTGTTAGGATTGATAGAAATAGCTTGGCGGTAAGCAGATAATGACTGTGAAAAATTGCCTTGTTGAGCATACAAATAACCAATACCAGAATAAATTTTGGCATTTTTAGGCGCTAACTTGGCTGCATCTTGATAAACAGCAATAGCACCGCTGTAATCTCCTGAATCTACCAATTTTCGTCCCTGCTCTAACAATTCTCGTAGCTTACGATTATCAGCTTGTACTAGTAATACCTCTCCTGCTTGAGACTGAGTTGTCATCACAGGACTAACATTTGAAATCACGCTTAATATTAGCGTTGCTAAGAAGAAAGATGTTTGTTTGTATTGCATAACTTTTTGGTATTTTATTCATCAAGATTTGGTGTATTTGTTGTACTGGAAGGGAATGAGTCAGAACGCCTACCCAACTATCATTTTTAGCCATCAACCCTTTCTATAGCGTTCCCACTAAAGCTATATTTTGAGGATAAGATCAGCAGTTAAAACCCCTCCTTTATACTCCACTTGCTATCGGTAACTTTCCTGCACACTAGTCAACAAAAAGACTAAACCCCAGTCCCTACCTACAGATTCTGAAAAATATCCTTTGATCAGGATTAACAGCTAGAAAATATTGCGATTGTACTAAGAACTTAAACCCAATATGTCACCCGATTGAGCTGTATAAGCTTTCTAAGTCTAGTAAAGTCAATAAGTGACAAAAAGTGTTAAATATGTATATTTTGGGATAAAAGTAGTTAATAGAAAATGATAAAACTTACCTTTGGCGCTGATATTTGCCCATGAGTTGTGCCTTAGCCAAAACATGATTTTTCATAGCTACCATAATGTCATTTTTAGTTACACCAGGTGGGAAATTTAGCTGTTTATCTAATGCGTAAAGATGAAAAAAATAATGGTGGATTCCAGTTGGTGGACAAGGACCACCATAACCCAAGATATCAAAATCATTTTTACCTTGTATACCACCACCGGGGATATGCTGACTGTTGATTATCTTTTCTGACAATTGGTTAATTGTTGGGGGAATATCAAAAACAACCCAATGAACAAAGGTTTTTCCCGGTGCATCTGGGTCATCCATAATTAAGCATAAACTCACCGTTTCTGGAGGAACCTCATCCCAGACTAAGGGAGGAGAAATATTTTCACCATCACAGGTATACTTCATGGGAATTAAACCATGGTCAACAAAAGAACTGCTAGTTAGTTTCATGGGTTTTTGTACCTTAGAAGTTATAACTGTAGACACCTTTAGGCGAAAGGAACCCGTCTATCCAAACCTGACTTTTACCTAGGTTTCTACAATCTTAAAGATAGCAAAACTTTCATGAATAAAAACTCGTCTTTTAGTCATATATAATTGGTAGTATAGTCTACCACTTCAAAAATGCCTCCTCAAGGCCCTTTTCTCTTCTAATCTTTCCATCTGATTCAAACCAATTAATAATTTGCTTAGCTGTCAATTGCTCAATTGGTAGCTCATGCTCCTGAGCAATATGTTGTAAAATCCTCAAGGAAGAAATGGTCAGTCTGGTTAAAAACTTCTCAGAAGATGATAACAGAGCTGCATCAACCTGAGCGGATTCATCGGGGGTTAAAAATTCAGTTGATGATTGATTAGGTAGAGCTTCCATAAAATTTCTGGGTATGAGTTTACAATTACTACCAGTTCATTAAACCATAAAAAATTACGGTATGCAAAAACTACCCTAGGTCAAAACATAGAGTCTTTACACTACACTTGTTCGTCATTACAACTTGCCACTAGTTTCTCTTAATCAAGTAGACACATCTATGCTGCCCATCTATTAACCAGTGAGTTCTTTGCACACTACAATCGGGTAATATTGCTGCAAACATTTCCAGCTCATGTCCACACACACTAGGAAAAGACTCAGCAACATTAGAAATAGCGCAGGTGTGTTCCATAAATAAGAAGCCATGAGCACCCTCATGACCATCATCATTTTCTTCCACTGGGCGGAACTCAGCCATAAAACCTTCGGCCTTTCTTAATTCTACTAAGGTAGCTACCCTTTCTTCTAAACAACCCTGGCCAACCTTTTCCTGATATTCCTGGGCTTTCCGTTCCCACTGCTTTTGTAAAATAGTTTTTACCTGCTCCCTTCCCACAGTTTCCGCTAGGGTATCCAATAGCGAAACTGCAAACTCCCCATAACCACCACTAACCTTAGTGGCGCTTCTTTGTAAATACTCCTTACCTCCTGGACTCAAATGATAAATGTGTTGGGGTCTACCCATACCGGAATTTTCTGGTATGGAATACACAACCATCTCATCCGTCTCTAAATCTTTCAAATGCCTACGAATAGCCTGTGGACTAACTTCTAGGATTTCTGATAGTTGGCCCGCTGTGGCTTGAGAGTGTTTCAAAAGATACTGTAGGATATCCTGCTTAGTTGAGGACTGCTGGGTAGTCGCCATGTTAGTCCCAAAAAATTTTTCTAAAATTTGACTTAAACAACACTGTTGTTGTTAATCTATCGTACAATAGATTTGGGTTAAACAACAGCCTAGTTGTTTTACTCGCCGATTTCATTCTAGCAGTTTAGTGACTGAGTTAGTTACACCTTAACCGCTAAACCCATTGCTTATCCTTTAAAGAGAACACAATAGAAACGATGAGCGCATCCGTCAAGACCCTAGTTAACCAACCTTATAAGTATGGCTTTGTCACTGACATTGAAACCGACACCATACCCCGTGGGCTAAATGAGGAAGTTATCCGCTTAATTTCCGCTAAAAAACAAGAGCCAGAATTCATGCTGGAATTTCGTTTGCGTGCCTACCGTCAGTGGTTAAAGATGACGGAACCAATTTGGGCGCATGTTAACTATCCACCTATTAATTACCAAGATATTGTTTATTATTCTGCACCAAAACAAAAGAAAGCAAAACTGAATAGTTTAGAAGAAGTTGACCCAACCTTACTGGAAACCTTTGAGAAATTAGGTATTTCCCTATCCGAGCAAAAGCGACTGGCCAATGTAGCTGTGGATGCAATCTTTGATAGTGTTTCCGTGGCCACAACATTTAAAGAAAAACTGGCGGAGGATGGGGTGATTTTCTGCTCCATTTCGGAAGCATTGCGGGAGCATCCAGAATTAGTCAAGAAATATCTTGGTAGTGTGGTGCCCATTGGTGATAATTATTTTGCTGCTTTAAACTCCGCTGTTTTTAGCGATGGTTCATTTGTATATATTCCTAAAGGGGTCAAATGTCCCATGGAATTATCTACCTATTTTCGCATTAACTCCGGTGATACGGGACAGTTTGAAAGGACTTTAATTGTTGCGGAAGAAAGCAGCTATGTTTCCTATTTGGAAGGATGCACAGCACCAATGTATGATAGTAATCAATTGCATGCTGCTGTTGTGGAATTAGTTGCTTTAGATAATGCTGAAATAAAATATTCCACAGTGCAAAACTGGTATGCTGGTGATGAAAATGGTAAGGGAGGGATTTACAATTTCGTTACCAAAAGAGGTTTGTGTCAAGGAGTCAATTCCAAAATTTCCTGGACTCAAGTAGAAACAGGATCTGCTATTACGTGGAAATATCCCAGTTGTGTGTTAGTTGGTGATAATTCAATAGGTGAATTCTACTCTGTAGCTCTAACCAATAATCGCCAGCAAGCTGATACGGGAACTAAAATGATTCATATTGGTAAAAATACTCGTAGTACAATTATTTCTAAAGGTATTTCCGCAGGCAAATCAAGTAATAGCTATCGGGGTTTAGTCAAAATTAATCCTAGTGCCAAGGGTGCTAGAAATTATTCTCAATGTGATTCCATGTTGATTGGAGACAATGCCCAGGCCAACACATTTCCCTACATTCAGGTTCAGAATAATACAGGTAAAGTAGAACATGAAGCTTCCACCTCTAAAATTGGTGAAGACCAACTATTCTTTTTTGCCCAACGTGGTATTTCTGCTGAAGATGCGGTTTCAATGATGATTAGCGGTTTCTGTAAGGATGTTTTTAACCAGTTACCGATGGAATTTGCGGTAGAAGCTGATAAGTTATTGAGCTTGAAATTAGAAGGTAGTGTGGGTTAGTAGATCAAAAAGAGGATAGGAGCCATGATTATTGAGAACAGTGATTTGATTTTGTCCGTTAAAGATTTGCAAGCCCAAGTGGATGGAACTCCAATTTTGAAAGGAGTTAATTTAGAGGTGAGAGCAGGTGAAATCCATGCCATTATGGGACCAAATGGCTCTGGCAAAAGTACCTTGTCTAAAGTTTTAGCTGGACACCCTACTTACAGTGTCACCAGTGGTGAGGTAGTTTTTCAGGGTGCTAATCTTTTGGAAATGGAAGCAGAAGAAAGAGCTAGAAGTGGTGTATTCTTGGCCTTTCAATATCCTCTAGAAGTTCCTGGTGTTAGCAATTTAGATTTTCTGAGGGTTGCCTATAATTCTCATCGTAAAGCCAAAGGTTTACCGGAAGTGGATACTTTTGATTTTGATGATTTAGTAATGGAAAAGTTGGAAGTTGTGAAAATGAATTCCAGCTTTTTAGAACGCAGTGTTAACGAAGGCTTTTCCGGTGGTGAAAAAAAGCGCAATGAAATTTTGCAAATGGCTATTTTAGAGCCTAAATTAG is a window encoding:
- the der gene encoding ribosome biogenesis GTPase Der codes for the protein MALPIVAIIGRPNVGKSTFVNRLAGDQTAIVHDEPGVTRDRTYRPAFWQNREFLVVDTGGLVFNDDTEFLPLIRQQAITALSEACAAIFVVDGQTGLTPADEEIAEWLRQQPVPTLLAVNKCESPDQGIIQASEFWELGLGEPYPISAIHGSGTGDLLDDLIQYIPQVEELQENTEVKVAIVGRPNVGKSSLLNAFVGEERAIVSPISGTTRDTIDTLIEREGQAYRLIDTAGIRKKKHVEYGTEFFSINRAFKAIRRADVVLLVLDALDGVTEQDQKLAGRIVEDGRACIIVVNKWDAVEKDSYTIYDHEKSLEARLHFTEWADTIFVSAITGQRVEKILDLVNKAAESHKRRVSTSVVNEVLTDAVSWHSPPASRSGKQGKIYYGTQVSSQPPTFALFVNDAKRFNENYRRYIERQFRKQLGFEGTPIRILWRSKKVREMEVGTLNRATRV
- the rlmN gene encoding 23S rRNA (adenine(2503)-C(2))-methyltransferase RlmN: MSTSQQTVSNPLKTPLLPPLLGASVDELTTWVQQQGQPGYRGKQLHNWIYHHGVHKISDISVFPKTWREQVADVSIGRSSIDHQSFATDGTEKYLLQLADGEIIETVGIPSDKRLTVCVSTQVGCPMACDFCATGKGGFKRNLNRGEIVDQVLTVQENFQQRVSHVVFMGMGEPLLNTENVILALKCLNQDLGIGQRSLTVSTVGIRDRIRQLAEHHLQVTLAVSLHAPNQNLREQIIPSAKTYPIEQLLAECREYVEITGRRVTFEYILLAGVNDLPEQALELSQRLRGFQSHVNLIPYNPIQEADYQRPNRDRIHAFVNILQQQKIAVSIRYSRGLEVDAACGQLRKRQNVIKQKFTC
- the isiD gene encoding protein IsiD, which codes for MTTTSISKKEIAAMTPKDVKDLAARLELDNYSNAFDGLNDWHLLRAIAFQRPELVEQYVYLLDLEPYDEG
- a CDS encoding tetratricopeptide repeat protein is translated as MQYKQTSFFLATLILSVISNVSPVMTTQSQAGEVLLVQADNRKLRELLEQGRKLVDSGDYSGAIAVYQDAAKLAPKNAKIYSGIGYLYAQQGNFSQSLSAYRQAISINPNNSDFYYAVGYIKGNLGDAVGAKEAYRRAIQINRNNFNAYLGLGASQTRLGDYDAAQWAFEQATKIDRNNPRVYELIGAMFKQRRQMQEAGNALRQALRLYRTGRDADGMVRVEEMLKEMGS
- a CDS encoding YbhB/YbcL family Raf kinase inhibitor-like protein, which encodes MKLTSSSFVDHGLIPMKYTCDGENISPPLVWDEVPPETVSLCLIMDDPDAPGKTFVHWVVFDIPPTINQLSEKIINSQHIPGGGIQGKNDFDILGYGGPCPPTGIHHYFFHLYALDKQLNFPPGVTKNDIMVAMKNHVLAKAQLMGKYQRQR
- the sufR gene encoding iron-sulfur cluster biosynthesis transcriptional regulator SufR — its product is MATTQQSSTKQDILQYLLKHSQATAGQLSEILEVSPQAIRRHLKDLETDEMVVYSIPENSGMGRPQHIYHLSPGGKEYLQRSATKVSGGYGEFAVSLLDTLAETVGREQVKTILQKQWERKAQEYQEKVGQGCLEERVATLVELRKAEGFMAEFRPVEENDDGHEGAHGFLFMEHTCAISNVAESFPSVCGHELEMFAAILPDCSVQRTHWLIDGQHRCVYLIKRN
- the sufB gene encoding Fe-S cluster assembly protein SufB encodes the protein MSASVKTLVNQPYKYGFVTDIETDTIPRGLNEEVIRLISAKKQEPEFMLEFRLRAYRQWLKMTEPIWAHVNYPPINYQDIVYYSAPKQKKAKLNSLEEVDPTLLETFEKLGISLSEQKRLANVAVDAIFDSVSVATTFKEKLAEDGVIFCSISEALREHPELVKKYLGSVVPIGDNYFAALNSAVFSDGSFVYIPKGVKCPMELSTYFRINSGDTGQFERTLIVAEESSYVSYLEGCTAPMYDSNQLHAAVVELVALDNAEIKYSTVQNWYAGDENGKGGIYNFVTKRGLCQGVNSKISWTQVETGSAITWKYPSCVLVGDNSIGEFYSVALTNNRQQADTGTKMIHIGKNTRSTIISKGISAGKSSNSYRGLVKINPSAKGARNYSQCDSMLIGDNAQANTFPYIQVQNNTGKVEHEASTSKIGEDQLFFFAQRGISAEDAVSMMISGFCKDVFNQLPMEFAVEADKLLSLKLEGSVG
- the sufC gene encoding Fe-S cluster assembly ATPase SufC; protein product: MIIENSDLILSVKDLQAQVDGTPILKGVNLEVRAGEIHAIMGPNGSGKSTLSKVLAGHPTYSVTSGEVVFQGANLLEMEAEERARSGVFLAFQYPLEVPGVSNLDFLRVAYNSHRKAKGLPEVDTFDFDDLVMEKLEVVKMNSSFLERSVNEGFSGGEKKRNEILQMAILEPKLAILDETDSGLDIDALKIVSNGVNQLTNAENATIMITHYQRLLDYIVPDFVHVMAQGRIIKSGGKELALELESQGYDWVLEEALGVGV